Part of the Candidatus Kryptoniota bacterium genome is shown below.
ATAAGCTTTCCGCCGGTTTACGGACCTACGCCAGTATACCAAACCGAGCACGAGAACAAGAAGTGGGGGGATTGCGATAATCGAGTCTTTGGTTGTTGCACGCGCGCCCTCTGAAACTGGCTTCAACGGCGGCGGCAGGAACGATTTCGACCGGATTGAAACCAGCCCGAGATCGTCGGCAAGATAATCGGCAGTGTTCAAGAATACTGAAAGATTTTCCGGATTGCTCAAGAAGACGTCCCGTATAAAATTTCCATTTCCCATCACCACGATTCGCTCAGTTCCTTCCTTGCGTCTGTCGGGATTCATTATCGCAAAGCGATCCGAGTCGGATACGGCGGTGTGAATCTTTCCGCTTATCGCCGCGCCGAGCAAGAGGTGATGGTCGAGGAACATGTCCTGGGTGAAATGGACGGTCGGATCAAGGTTATAAAAACCGGTCTGGATGCCGCTGTGATCGCTCGTGAAGGCAAAAGGGGTTACGTTCAGATGGAGCCCGTGTGCAAATGAAGTATCCACTTCGCTCGCGAACGGAAAAACAATCTGATGTAGATTCTGCGTGACGGTAAATGATTTATCGAAGTTGCTCACGATTGGGATGTATGGATTCGGTAGCGCGGTCTGTATGGTGAAGCCCCCCTCACGCTGCATCACCGATACTGATGCACAAGCGGCGTCCCGCACAAGATCTTTCCGAATATTGAAACCGTATGATCCGAATACACCGTTGAGATTTAAAGGCAGATCCGATGCGTACTGGCTCTGCATCGACGCGCTCGACATGCCCATCAGGAAAGCCGCCCTTCCGCGATTCATCATGTATTGATCGAGGTTGTAAAGCTGAGAGTCCGCGAAAATTGTGGTGGGCTGTATCAGAATCAGAGCGGAGACGCTGTCAGGAACAGGGGCGGAGAAATTCACCGGGAGAAGGATGTAGCGACTAGTCAAAGCGTCCTGGGCTTTCTGGATATCGGAGAAGGCCGGCTCGCCGTTCCCTTGAGCGATCGCGATCGTCTTCCGGTTCGGATTGATCAGCCTGTCGATTCTCGAAGCTACTTCGTACTCAAAGTTTGAGAGATCCTCAATTACAGGTAAGGATTGTTTTCTCGCGCGGTACTCGATCACCATCCCCATGAATGCGCGTTTCACTTCCAGTTTGTCATTGTTTACAACCTGCACCTGAATCTGGGGGATACCATCGGACATCGCCTTGTTGACATCGGCGTCGCTGGTAGGATCATAGATCTCGTATTCCAGTTTTCCTCCCGAAAGGCTGCGAAGTTCCTGAAGCATGTCGACCAGAGCCCGTCTGTTATTCACGTATGGTGACGGCAGATCCGAATTGAAATAGACTCTCACAATCATGTTGTCCTTAAGACTTCTCAGGAGTGCTTCAGTCGCAGATGAGAGAGTGTTTACTCTGTCCCTTGTCAGATCGATCCTTAGGAAAAGATTGCTCGCAACCACATTGGCAAGTACGACTACCGCAAAATAGAGAACAAGCTGAACAATCGAATCTCTCGAGGACTTTTTCATTTCGATCTGAGCTCCAGCCATTTTGAAGTGAGGCTGTAGAACAAAAGTATCACACCGCCGAAATAAACAACGTCCCTTAGATCGACGACGCCCTTGTAGAAGTTCTCGAGATGGAAATCGGAGCTCGCGTACTGGAGAACGAAGGCGACAGGCCCCGCGGTCAATGCCGTCACCTTGTCCAGGATGAATAAGATGAAAAGGATGAAGAGGCAAATTATGAAAGACGCGACCTGGTTTTGAGTCAGGCTCGAAGCAAAGATCCCTATCGAGACGTAGCTTGCCGCGAGAAACAGCATCCCGATGTAGCCTGCAAGAACGGCACCCGTATCAATATCACCAAGCGTTGCTATTACTATATAGTATAAGATGGTTGGGATCAGCGCAGCAATGACAATCGCATAGCACGATGCCATCTTGGCCGTGATCAGTTGTCCCCTGCTTACCGGATGAGTTGAAAGCACCTCTATCGTTCCGTTCTTGAACTCCTCCGCGAATCCTCGCATCGTGAGGGCCGGTACGAAAAACAAAAACAGGATTTCGGTAAGCGAGAAGAATGGCCGGAGTGTCGCCACATTCGACAGGAACAGGCTGTCCGCGAATAGGTATCCCGAAATAAGGAGGAAGACGATGATGACGACGTACGCCGTGGGAGTTTTCAGAGAAATCAAAATCTCTTTCTTCACGATCGAAACGAAACCGCTACTTTTCACTTTCCTCCGATCCAATTGTCAATTCCCTGAATACCTTTTCCAGATCTGAGCCGGCTCCGGAAAAATCCAGAATCTTGTAGCCGTTGCCGACGCATGTATCAAATATCCTCTCTCTTGCAGATTCGTCATCATCGATCGACAGCTCTATTATCACGCTTCCCTTCTCTTTGTAAGAAGAAATCCTGCGAGGGTGAAATGCAATCTCGAAAATTGATTTGACCGAATCGACCGGCGCGGTCGTTTTCAGGCGAAGTATGATGCTGCCTGCGTTGTTGTGTTGAAGTTCGTCGGAAGTCGCGTCGAGTACAAGTTTCCCCTTGTTTATGATCAGCACCCGATCGCAAAGTGCACGAACCTCCGAGAGAATATGAGTGGAGAGAATTACATATTTTTCTTTTGCCAATTCCGAAATCAAATTCCGTATTTCGATCACCTGGTTCGGGTCGAGCCCGGAAGTCGGCTCATCAAGAATCAATATCTGTGGATCGTGGATGATTGCCTGCGCGAGACCGACCCGCTGCCTGAAACCTTTCGAAAGATGGGAGATCGGATCGAAAAGCACGTCCCTCAAACCACACCGGAGGGTCACGAAGGCAAGCCTCTCCTTCACTTCCGCGTCGGTTAATCCCGAAAGCTCCGCTACGAAGCGTAAGTATTCTTGCACTTCCAGCTCGGTATAAAGCGGGTTGCTCTCCGGCAAATAACCTATCTTCTTCCTGAGTCCGACGGAATCCGTCGTGACATTCTCTCCATCGATCGATACGGCTCCAGAAGAGGCCGCGAGGAAGCCGGTTATGATTCTCATGGTGGTAGTCTTCCCCGCTCCGTTTGGTCCGAGGAAGCCTACCACGCTCGGGTTTGTTATCTCAAATGAGATATTGTCCACTGCGGGAGTGGAACCGAATAATC
Proteins encoded:
- a CDS encoding GldG family protein is translated as MKKSSRDSIVQLVLYFAVVVLANVVASNLFLRIDLTRDRVNTLSSATEALLRSLKDNMIVRVYFNSDLPSPYVNNRRALVDMLQELRSLSGGKLEYEIYDPTSDADVNKAMSDGIPQIQVQVVNNDKLEVKRAFMGMVIEYRARKQSLPVIEDLSNFEYEVASRIDRLINPNRKTIAIAQGNGEPAFSDIQKAQDALTSRYILLPVNFSAPVPDSVSALILIQPTTIFADSQLYNLDQYMMNRGRAAFLMGMSSASMQSQYASDLPLNLNGVFGSYGFNIRKDLVRDAACASVSVMQREGGFTIQTALPNPYIPIVSNFDKSFTVTQNLHQIVFPFASEVDTSFAHGLHLNVTPFAFTSDHSGIQTGFYNLDPTVHFTQDMFLDHHLLLGAAISGKIHTAVSDSDRFAIMNPDRRKEGTERIVVMGNGNFIRDVFLSNPENLSVFLNTADYLADDLGLVSIRSKSFLPPPLKPVSEGARATTKDSIIAIPPLLVLVLGLVYWRRSVNRRKAYQASLADDEENKNEEVN
- a CDS encoding ABC transporter permease subunit; this translates as MKSSGFVSIVKKEILISLKTPTAYVVIIVFLLISGYLFADSLFLSNVATLRPFFSLTEILFLFFVPALTMRGFAEEFKNGTIEVLSTHPVSRGQLITAKMASCYAIVIAALIPTILYYIVIATLGDIDTGAVLAGYIGMLFLAASYVSIGIFASSLTQNQVASFIICLFILFILFILDKVTALTAGPVAFVLQYASSDFHLENFYKGVVDLRDVVYFGGVILLFYSLTSKWLELRSK
- a CDS encoding ATP-binding cassette domain-containing protein, with the protein product MSLKVAELTRLFGSTPAVDNISFEITNPSVVGFLGPNGAGKTTTMRIITGFLAASSGAVSIDGENVTTDSVGLRKKIGYLPESNPLYTELEVQEYLRFVAELSGLTDAEVKERLAFVTLRCGLRDVLFDPISHLSKGFRQRVGLAQAIIHDPQILILDEPTSGLDPNQVIEIRNLISELAKEKYVILSTHILSEVRALCDRVLIINKGKLVLDATSDELQHNNAGSIILRLKTTAPVDSVKSIFEIAFHPRRISSYKEKGSVIIELSIDDDESARERIFDTCVGNGYKILDFSGAGSDLEKVFRELTIGSEESEK